The DNA sequence CAAAGTTGATGAGTACGACATCGGCAGGTTTGGCACGCTCGTTCATAAGCACGATGCCTTCACGCGACGTGGCCATGCCGCAGCCCAGGTTCTGCGAGACGGTCGGGTAGCCGGCGAGTTCCAAGCAGCGGCAGAATTTGTCGAGGATTGTGTTGCCAATTGGCGGCTCGTGCAGGCCGTACGTATTGCAGTCGCCGACGGCCAAGACGCGGGTGTACTGGTGCAGAGACTCCGCATCACGGGGATCTGCAGGTTCAGACATGGATAGCTCGTCCGATTCGGGTCGGCAGCATGCTGCCAGGCGG is a window from the Pirellulales bacterium genome containing:
- a CDS encoding SGNH/GDSL hydrolase family protein, whose amino-acid sequence is MSEPADPRDAESLHQYTRVLAVGDCNTYGLHEPPIGNTILDKFCRCLELAGYPTVSQNLGCGMATSREGIVLMNERAKPADVVLINF